The proteins below are encoded in one region of Bosea sp. BIWAKO-01:
- a CDS encoding penicillin-binding protein 2 — protein MTEPKLSATDHQRPDDIEEGQPVPRGRLHFLRDVFRMSGEKSQPRVGLVILGFSALFLAITGRLVMLATLPNEQVGLRRATSNAISAARPDIVDRNGTVLATDIRTVSVFAEPRKILDKDEATELLTAVLPDLDAKDLRDRLGTKRGFIWVKREITPRQQAEVHRLGIPGVGFVPENKRVYPNGPAAAHVLGFANVDNVGIAGMEKYIDSQGLQDLNGAGLATQASDLKPVALSIDLRVQHLLRDELVKGMEKYRAIAAAGAIMDVTTGEMIASVSLPDYDPSNPVDAQEKDRINRINVGVYEMGSTFKALTVAMALDSGKANINSTYSTAGGMMRFGRHVIREYHGTGRTLTVPEVFVHSSNMGSVKMALSVGVEGHKAFLRKMAQLDRMRTELPESAEPLIPPRWGELNTATIAFGHGLAVAPIQALAAVGALVNGGNLIVPTFIKRSEEDAKRLGVRVIKPETSEAMRYIMRINGERGSARKADVPGYFVGGKTGTAEKVIGGRYAKNRNFTTFMAIVPADKPRYLFLSIYDEPKGYAESGGYSTAAWNAGITTGKVIERAAPILGLPPRFEPPVAPFPLMAKLGAWGTR, from the coding sequence ATGACCGAGCCGAAGCTCTCTGCGACCGACCACCAGCGTCCGGACGATATCGAGGAAGGGCAGCCGGTGCCGCGCGGGCGGCTGCACTTCCTGCGCGATGTCTTCCGGATGAGCGGCGAGAAGAGCCAGCCGCGCGTCGGTCTCGTGATCCTGGGTTTCTCGGCCCTGTTCCTGGCCATTACCGGCCGTCTGGTGATGCTCGCCACCTTGCCGAACGAGCAGGTCGGTCTGCGCCGCGCGACCTCCAATGCGATCTCGGCCGCACGGCCCGATATCGTCGACCGCAACGGAACCGTTCTCGCGACTGACATCAGGACGGTCTCCGTTTTCGCCGAGCCGCGCAAGATCCTCGACAAGGACGAGGCAACCGAGCTGCTGACCGCCGTCCTGCCTGATCTCGATGCAAAGGATCTGCGCGACCGGCTCGGCACCAAGCGCGGTTTCATCTGGGTCAAGCGCGAGATCACGCCGCGCCAGCAGGCCGAGGTTCATCGCCTCGGCATTCCCGGCGTCGGCTTCGTGCCCGAGAACAAGCGCGTCTACCCGAATGGGCCGGCGGCGGCGCATGTGCTCGGCTTTGCCAATGTCGACAATGTCGGCATTGCGGGGATGGAGAAATATATCGACTCGCAGGGGCTGCAGGATCTGAACGGTGCCGGTCTCGCAACCCAGGCGTCGGATCTCAAGCCCGTGGCCCTGTCGATCGACCTGCGCGTGCAGCACCTGCTGCGCGACGAGCTGGTCAAGGGGATGGAGAAGTACCGGGCCATTGCGGCGGCCGGTGCGATCATGGATGTGACGACAGGCGAGATGATCGCCTCGGTGTCGCTGCCCGACTATGACCCGAGCAACCCGGTCGATGCGCAGGAGAAGGACCGTATCAACCGGATCAATGTCGGCGTCTACGAGATGGGCTCGACCTTCAAGGCGCTGACGGTCGCGATGGCGCTGGACTCCGGCAAGGCCAACATCAACTCCACTTATTCGACTGCAGGCGGCATGATGCGCTTCGGCCGCCATGTCATTCGCGAGTACCATGGCACGGGCCGGACACTGACCGTGCCGGAGGTGTTCGTGCATTCGTCGAACATGGGCTCGGTCAAGATGGCGCTGTCCGTCGGTGTGGAGGGCCACAAGGCCTTCCTGCGCAAGATGGCCCAGCTCGATCGCATGCGGACCGAATTGCCGGAGAGCGCCGAGCCGCTCATCCCGCCGCGCTGGGGCGAGCTTAACACCGCGACCATCGCCTTCGGTCACGGCCTCGCGGTTGCGCCGATCCAGGCCCTGGCTGCTGTCGGGGCGCTGGTCAATGGCGGCAACCTGATCGTTCCGACGTTCATCAAGCGCTCGGAGGAGGACGCCAAGCGCCTCGGGGTTCGCGTTATCAAGCCGGAAACCTCGGAGGCGATGCGCTACATCATGCGCATCAATGGCGAGCGTGGCTCGGCCCGCAAGGCGGACGTCCCGGGCTATTTCGTCGGCGGCAAGACGGGAACGGCCGAAAAAGTCATCGGTGGGCGCTACGCCAAGAACCGCAACTTCACCACCTTCATGGCGATCGTGCCGGCAGACAAGCCGCGCTATCTCTTCCTCTCGATCTATGACGAGCCCAAGGGCTATGCCGAGAGCGGGGGCTATTCGACCGCCGCCTGGAATGCCGGTATCACGACCGGCAAGGTCATCGAACGCGCCGCGCCGATCCTCGGCTTGCCGCCGCGTTTCGAACCGCCGGTCGCCCCGTTCCCGCTGATGGCGAAGCTCGGCGCCTGGGGAACGCGCTGA
- a CDS encoding UDP-N-acetylmuramoyl-L-alanyl-D-glutamate--2,6-diaminopimelate ligase translates to MGSSEFSLGELFPGAFADDASRRVGGVAMDSRKVKPEDVFVAYAGARTDGARFIADAVARGAAAIVTDHARPAELDPSVAFARVDDPRRALALAAARVHPRQPGTIVAVTGTSGKSSVADFTRQIFSTLGREAASLGTIGVVTSRGADYGSLTTPDPISLHASLDKLVGEGISHLAMEASSHGLDQRRLDGVRLKAGAFLNLGHDHLDYHPSLADYLAAKLRLWELLPDGAPVVINRDEPYADEAAQAALAKGHPIIGIGKAGESLTLLGAAREGFSQRLRIRVKQRELEVVLPLVGDFMAGNALVAAGLAIATGEDEDASLQAIAGLHGVAGRLERVGEINGGLVVVDYAHKPDALAAVLATLRPYAPGRLICVFGCGGDRDRGKRPIMGRIAAEGSDIAIVTDDNPRSESPAAIRAEILAAAPGLREIGDRAEAIRTAVGLIAPGDLLVVAGKGHETGQIIGDRTLPFSDHDVVRTAIAEIEA, encoded by the coding sequence ATGGGCAGCAGCGAATTCAGTCTCGGTGAACTCTTCCCCGGGGCATTCGCCGACGATGCGTCCCGCCGTGTCGGCGGGGTCGCGATGGACAGCCGCAAGGTTAAGCCGGAGGACGTCTTCGTCGCCTATGCCGGCGCCAGGACAGACGGCGCGCGCTTCATTGCAGATGCCGTTGCGCGCGGTGCTGCCGCCATCGTCACGGATCATGCGCGTCCCGCAGAGCTCGACCCGTCGGTGGCCTTCGCGCGTGTCGACGACCCGCGTCGGGCTCTGGCGCTGGCGGCTGCACGGGTGCATCCGCGCCAGCCCGGTACGATCGTGGCCGTGACCGGGACCAGCGGCAAATCCTCGGTTGCCGACTTCACCCGACAGATCTTCTCGACCTTGGGTCGTGAGGCAGCCAGCCTCGGCACGATCGGCGTCGTGACCTCGCGCGGCGCTGATTACGGCTCACTCACCACGCCGGACCCGATTTCGCTGCATGCCTCGCTGGACAAGCTCGTCGGGGAGGGCATCAGCCATCTCGCGATGGAAGCGTCGTCCCATGGTCTCGACCAGCGCCGCCTGGACGGAGTGAGATTGAAGGCTGGCGCCTTCCTCAATCTCGGGCATGACCATCTCGATTATCATCCGAGCCTGGCGGACTACCTCGCAGCCAAGCTCAGGCTCTGGGAGCTTCTGCCCGACGGAGCGCCGGTCGTGATCAATCGCGACGAGCCTTACGCCGACGAGGCAGCCCAGGCTGCGCTCGCCAAGGGGCATCCGATAATCGGCATCGGCAAGGCGGGTGAATCACTGACCCTGCTCGGCGCAGCGCGCGAAGGGTTTTCGCAACGGCTCAGGATTCGGGTCAAGCAGCGGGAGCTCGAGGTCGTGCTGCCCCTGGTCGGCGACTTCATGGCGGGCAATGCGCTGGTCGCCGCGGGCCTGGCCATCGCAACCGGCGAAGACGAAGACGCTTCGCTCCAGGCGATCGCTGGGCTGCATGGCGTGGCCGGACGGCTCGAGCGCGTCGGCGAGATCAATGGCGGTCTCGTCGTCGTCGATTATGCCCATAAGCCGGATGCGCTGGCGGCGGTGCTCGCGACCTTGCGGCCCTATGCACCGGGCCGGCTGATCTGCGTCTTCGGCTGCGGCGGCGATCGTGATCGCGGCAAGCGTCCGATCATGGGCCGCATCGCGGCCGAGGGATCCGATATCGCGATCGTCACCGACGACAACCCACGCAGCGAGAGCCCCGCTGCTATCCGCGCCGAGATCCTCGCGGCTGCTCCGGGGCTGCGCGAGATCGGCGACAGGGCCGAGGCCATTCGTACCGCCGTCGGCCTGATCGCTCCCGGGGATCTCCTCGTGGTGGCGGGAAAAGGCCATGAAACCGGCCAGATCATAGGCGATCGGACCCTGCCTTTCTCCGATCACGACGTGGTGCGGACGGCCATCGCGGAGATCGAAGCATGA
- a CDS encoding UDP-N-acetylmuramoylalanyl-D-glutamyl-2,6-diaminopimelate--D-alanyl-D-alanine ligase, whose product MSGMPLWSGERLIGAMGARLRGEMPAAVTGASIDTRTLQAGDVFFAIKGGERDGHEFVGAALAKGAALAVIDEAHDASFTGAGPYAVVSDVLHAMELAGMARRAELTAAVIAVTGSVGKTGTKEALRLVLSRQGETHAPVASYNNHWGVPLTLTRTPASVRYGVYEIGMSNPGEILPLARMVSPDVAIVTTVQPVHLAAFESVEGIAEEKAAIFTGLKPGGTAIVNADIAQAALLRRLAEESPAGRIISFGESADADVRLLSCSLKPDVSTVDAVVLGKPVTYRLGSPGKHIVLNSLAVLAAVEAVGADLALAVLALGDLTPPAGRGARQMLSTPSGPFTLIDESYNGNPASVRAAIENLGRIPVSGRGRRVAVLGDMRELGPSAPELHAGLADPITGNAIDRVFACGPLMRGLYDILPSGMRGAYAAQSSELAPLVLDAIRAGDVVTVKGSLGSKMGLVVKAIAARFPAVPADD is encoded by the coding sequence ATGAGCGGCATGCCTTTGTGGTCGGGAGAGCGCCTGATCGGCGCCATGGGAGCCAGGCTGCGCGGCGAGATGCCGGCCGCTGTGACCGGCGCTTCGATCGATACCCGGACGCTGCAGGCCGGCGACGTCTTCTTCGCGATCAAGGGCGGGGAACGCGACGGACATGAGTTCGTCGGGGCCGCCCTGGCAAAGGGGGCGGCGCTTGCCGTCATCGATGAAGCCCATGACGCGAGCTTTACCGGGGCAGGGCCCTACGCCGTTGTCTCCGATGTGCTGCACGCGATGGAACTGGCCGGCATGGCTCGCCGGGCCGAGCTCACGGCCGCGGTCATCGCGGTGACCGGCTCGGTCGGCAAGACCGGCACCAAGGAGGCATTGAGACTTGTCCTGTCCCGTCAGGGCGAGACCCATGCTCCGGTCGCCTCCTACAACAATCACTGGGGTGTGCCGCTGACGCTGACCCGCACGCCGGCTTCGGTGCGCTATGGCGTCTATGAGATCGGCATGAGCAATCCGGGCGAGATCCTGCCACTCGCCAGGATGGTTTCGCCGGACGTCGCGATCGTCACGACGGTCCAGCCCGTCCATCTCGCCGCCTTCGAGTCGGTCGAGGGGATTGCGGAGGAGAAGGCTGCGATCTTCACAGGGCTGAAGCCGGGCGGCACCGCCATCGTCAATGCGGACATCGCTCAGGCCGCGCTGTTGAGGCGCCTGGCCGAGGAGAGCCCCGCCGGGCGGATCATCAGCTTCGGCGAGAGTGCCGATGCCGATGTCAGGCTCCTATCCTGCTCGCTCAAGCCGGATGTCTCGACGGTGGATGCGGTGGTGCTCGGCAAGCCTGTGACCTACCGGCTCGGCAGCCCCGGCAAGCATATCGTGCTGAATTCGCTCGCGGTTCTCGCTGCGGTCGAGGCTGTCGGCGCTGATCTGGCACTGGCGGTCCTCGCACTCGGCGACCTTACGCCGCCTGCCGGTCGTGGCGCTCGCCAGATGCTGAGCACGCCATCGGGCCCGTTCACGCTGATCGACGAGAGCTATAACGGCAACCCGGCCTCGGTCCGGGCCGCAATCGAGAACCTGGGGCGCATTCCGGTGTCGGGACGAGGCCGCCGCGTCGCGGTCCTGGGCGACATGCGGGAACTCGGCCCGAGCGCTCCGGAGTTGCACGCGGGGCTTGCGGACCCCATCACCGGAAATGCGATCGACCGGGTTTTTGCCTGTGGGCCGCTGATGCGCGGACTTTACGACATCTTGCCATCGGGCATGCGCGGTGCTTATGCGGCGCAGTCGAGCGAGCTTGCGCCGCTTGTCCTGGACGCGATCCGGGCCGGCGACGTCGTCACCGTCAAGGGGTCGCTCGGTTCCAAGATGGGCTTGGTCGTCAAGGCCATTGCCGCCCGGTTCCCTGCCGTGCCTGCCGACGACTGA
- the mraY gene encoding phospho-N-acetylmuramoyl-pentapeptide-transferase codes for MLVWLADFAGAFPILNVFRYITFRAGGATATALLFVFFFGPAAISWLRIKQGKGQPIRTDGPETHLAKRGTPTMGGLMILSGLFAAVLLWGNLRNSYVWIVLAVTAAYGAIGFYDDYLKVTKQSHKGFSGKARLSIEVVIALIACYFIMRLGPPAISSGFAMPFLKELVIPLGLLFPFVTAFVVVGAGNAVNLTDGLDGLAIVPVMIAAATFGFISYLAGNAIFANYLQIHHVPGAGELAVICGAVIGAGLGFLWFNAPPAQIFMGDTGSLGLGGLLGVIAVATKHEIVLAIVGGLFVVEALSVIIQVFVFKRTGKRVFLMAPIHHHFEKLGWTEPQVVIRFWIISVVLALVGLATLKLR; via the coding sequence ATGCTCGTCTGGCTTGCCGATTTCGCCGGCGCCTTCCCGATTCTGAACGTGTTCCGATACATCACGTTCCGCGCCGGTGGCGCCACCGCGACGGCGCTGCTTTTCGTCTTCTTCTTCGGGCCTGCTGCGATTTCCTGGTTGCGGATCAAGCAGGGCAAGGGCCAGCCGATCCGGACCGACGGTCCGGAGACGCATCTTGCCAAGCGCGGCACGCCGACCATGGGCGGCCTGATGATCCTCTCGGGACTGTTCGCCGCGGTCCTGCTCTGGGGCAATCTGCGCAACTCCTATGTCTGGATCGTGCTTGCCGTGACCGCCGCCTATGGCGCCATCGGCTTCTATGACGACTATCTCAAGGTCACGAAGCAGTCGCATAAGGGCTTTTCCGGCAAGGCGCGGCTCTCGATCGAGGTCGTGATCGCACTCATCGCCTGCTACTTCATCATGCGGCTCGGTCCGCCGGCGATTTCGTCCGGCTTTGCGATGCCGTTCCTGAAGGAACTGGTCATTCCGCTCGGCCTGCTCTTCCCCTTCGTGACCGCCTTCGTCGTGGTCGGAGCCGGCAATGCGGTGAATCTCACCGACGGCCTCGACGGGCTCGCGATCGTGCCGGTGATGATCGCAGCGGCGACGTTCGGCTTCATCTCCTATCTCGCCGGCAACGCGATCTTCGCCAATTACCTGCAGATTCACCATGTGCCGGGCGCCGGCGAACTTGCCGTGATCTGCGGCGCCGTGATCGGCGCCGGCTTGGGTTTCCTCTGGTTCAACGCGCCGCCGGCCCAGATCTTCATGGGTGATACCGGCTCGCTCGGCCTCGGTGGCCTGCTTGGCGTGATCGCGGTTGCGACCAAGCACGAGATCGTGCTGGCGATCGTCGGCGGCCTCTTCGTGGTCGAGGCGCTCTCGGTCATCATCCAGGTCTTCGTCTTCAAGCGCACGGGTAAGCGGGTCTTCCTGATGGCGCCGATCCATCACCATTTCGAGAAACTCGGCTGGACCGAGCCGCAGGTCGTGATCCGTTTCTGGATCATTTCCGTCGTGCTGGCTCTGGTCGGCCTCGCTACGCTGAAGCTCCGCTGA
- the murD gene encoding UDP-N-acetylmuramoyl-L-alanine--D-glutamate ligase: MTPVTVFAGRKVALFGLGGSGLATARALIAGGAEVAAWDDKTESRDKAAGEGIGIVDLATADWADFESFILSPGVPLTHPQPHWTVGKAQGAGVEIIGDIELFFRERATIAPDAPVICITGTNGKSTTTALISHVLHQAGRDVQMGGNIGTAVLALEPPAAGRVHVIECSTFQIDLTPSLAPSVGIQMNLTPDHLDRHGTLEAYAAIKERMVEAADIAIVGVDDEASKQMARRRAASGRPLVKISGEQPLDEGVFAGVTANAGKLDTRIVEVRDGKPRVVANLAGIGSLRGSHNAQNAAAAFAACAAIGLSAEEVAAGFKSYPGLAHRMEEIGRVGRVVFINDSKATNADSTEKALTSFRDIFWILGGKAKEGGIESLRRYFPNIARAYLIGAATDAFAATFDDDGRVDYLRSGTLDAAVAAAASDAAAHPGEAEIAVLLSPACASYDQYPNFEVRGDAFRALVKALPGFKAG; this comes from the coding sequence ATGACGCCGGTGACAGTATTTGCTGGCCGCAAGGTCGCGTTGTTCGGCCTTGGTGGCTCGGGGCTGGCGACGGCGCGCGCCTTGATCGCGGGCGGTGCCGAGGTCGCGGCCTGGGACGACAAGACCGAAAGCCGTGACAAAGCGGCGGGCGAGGGCATCGGCATCGTCGATCTCGCAACCGCCGACTGGGCGGATTTCGAGAGCTTCATCCTCTCGCCGGGCGTGCCTCTCACCCATCCGCAGCCGCATTGGACGGTCGGAAAGGCGCAAGGCGCTGGCGTCGAGATCATCGGCGATATCGAACTCTTCTTCCGCGAGCGGGCGACGATCGCTCCCGATGCGCCCGTGATCTGCATCACCGGCACCAACGGCAAGTCGACCACGACCGCACTGATCAGCCATGTGCTGCACCAGGCCGGCCGGGACGTGCAGATGGGCGGCAATATCGGCACTGCGGTTCTCGCCCTCGAGCCGCCGGCCGCGGGGCGTGTCCATGTCATCGAGTGCTCGACCTTCCAGATCGACCTGACCCCGTCGCTGGCGCCAAGCGTCGGAATCCAGATGAACCTGACGCCGGACCATCTCGACCGGCATGGCACGCTGGAGGCCTACGCCGCGATCAAGGAACGCATGGTCGAAGCTGCCGATATTGCCATCGTTGGCGTCGACGACGAGGCCTCCAAGCAGATGGCGCGCCGGCGCGCCGCTTCCGGGCGCCCGCTGGTGAAGATCAGTGGAGAGCAGCCGCTTGACGAGGGGGTCTTCGCCGGCGTCACGGCCAATGCCGGCAAGCTCGACACCCGCATCGTCGAGGTCCGCGACGGCAAGCCGCGCGTTGTCGCCAATCTCGCCGGCATCGGCTCGTTGCGTGGCTCGCACAATGCGCAGAACGCGGCGGCTGCCTTTGCCGCCTGCGCGGCGATCGGCCTCTCCGCCGAGGAGGTCGCTGCCGGCTTCAAGTCCTATCCCGGGCTCGCACACCGCATGGAGGAGATCGGCCGTGTCGGTCGCGTCGTCTTCATCAACGATTCCAAGGCGACCAATGCGGATTCCACCGAGAAGGCGCTGACCTCGTTTCGCGACATCTTCTGGATCCTTGGCGGCAAGGCCAAGGAGGGCGGTATCGAGAGCCTGAGGCGCTACTTCCCGAACATCGCTAGGGCCTATCTGATCGGCGCGGCAACGGATGCCTTCGCCGCGACCTTCGATGACGATGGTCGAGTGGATTATCTCCGCAGCGGCACGCTCGATGCTGCGGTCGCCGCGGCCGCCAGTGACGCGGCGGCGCATCCGGGGGAGGCCGAGATTGCCGTTCTGCTCTCGCCGGCCTGCGCTTCCTACGATCAGTACCCGAATTTCGAGGTGCGGGGCGATGCGTTCCGCGCACTCGTGAAGGCACTGCCTGGCTTCAAGGCAGGTTGA
- a CDS encoding FtsW/RodA/SpoVE family cell cycle protein — MVSRAEPSLSGRWWWSIDRIILSTLVTLMVSGVVLLMAGGPPVAERLGLSTFHFVNRQVFYLLAAFAIFLAASFLTPRQVRRSALLIYVVALAMVVATLYFGVEVKGARRWLTLGPLGSVQPSEFLKPAFVVLAAWAFSEGMRRPDLPGTLMAFALLPLTITPLVLQPDFGQTVLVSLVWGGLFFVAGLHWFWVAGLGGAGMFGLLIAYQLVPHVRARIERFMDKGSGDTFQVDTALESFAQGGWLGKGPGEGTVKRILPDAHTDFIFAVTAEEFGIVVCILLVALFALIVLRALFVAQKAEDPFIRLAVTGLALLFGIQAAINMMVNLHMMPAKGMTLPFISYGGSSLLSLALGTGFLLALTRKRPRAEGFGEFGR, encoded by the coding sequence ATGGTCTCACGCGCGGAACCCAGTCTCAGCGGGCGCTGGTGGTGGTCGATCGACCGCATCATCCTGTCGACCCTGGTGACGCTGATGGTCTCCGGTGTCGTGCTGCTGATGGCGGGCGGACCGCCGGTGGCCGAGCGGCTCGGCCTTTCGACCTTCCACTTCGTCAACCGGCAGGTGTTCTACCTGCTGGCCGCCTTTGCCATCTTCCTTGCGGCTTCGTTCCTGACGCCCCGACAGGTCCGGCGCTCGGCGCTGCTGATCTATGTGGTCGCGCTCGCGATGGTGGTGGCGACGCTGTATTTCGGCGTCGAGGTGAAGGGCGCGCGTCGCTGGCTGACGCTCGGCCCGCTCGGCTCCGTCCAGCCGTCTGAATTCCTGAAACCCGCATTCGTCGTGCTTGCTGCCTGGGCTTTCTCGGAGGGCATGCGCCGGCCGGACCTGCCGGGTACGCTGATGGCGTTCGCGCTGTTGCCGCTGACGATCACGCCTCTCGTCCTGCAGCCGGATTTCGGCCAGACGGTGCTGGTCAGCCTCGTCTGGGGCGGGTTGTTCTTCGTTGCCGGCCTGCACTGGTTCTGGGTGGCGGGGCTCGGCGGCGCCGGCATGTTCGGCCTGCTCATCGCCTATCAGCTCGTTCCACATGTGCGCGCCCGCATCGAGCGCTTCATGGACAAGGGCTCGGGCGACACCTTCCAGGTCGATACTGCGCTCGAGAGCTTTGCTCAGGGCGGCTGGCTTGGGAAAGGGCCGGGCGAGGGCACCGTGAAGCGTATCCTGCCCGACGCCCATACCGATTTCATCTTCGCCGTCACAGCGGAGGAGTTCGGCATCGTCGTCTGTATCCTGCTGGTGGCGCTGTTCGCCCTGATCGTGCTGCGCGCACTCTTCGTGGCCCAGAAGGCAGAGGATCCCTTCATCCGTCTCGCGGTGACGGGGCTGGCGCTGCTGTTCGGCATCCAGGCTGCGATCAACATGATGGTCAACCTGCACATGATGCCGGCCAAGGGCATGACCTTGCCGTTCATTTCCTATGGTGGCTCCTCGCTGCTCTCGCTGGCGCTGGGTACAGGCTTCCTGCTGGCCCTGACCCGCAAACGCCCGCGCGCCGAGGGCTTTGGTGAATTCGGGCGTTGA
- the murG gene encoding undecaprenyldiphospho-muramoylpentapeptide beta-N-acetylglucosaminyltransferase — MTQRPLVVLAAGGTGGHLFPAEALSHALHRHDVRVALVTDARAVEYAGGFPAESVHPVPAATPSGRSPLKMAGAALELMKGVLVARRVIKTLQPAVVVGFGGYPTVPPVLAASFAGVKTMVHEQNAVIGRANRFLSGRVDIIATGFAEVGGLDAARAAKCRQVGNPVRPAVIAAVSPYADPSTGPLRLLVFGGSQGARIMADIVPPAIQLLTPAERGRLHIVQQARAEDGERVRRIYSELGVAAEIAPFFKDLPTRMGAAHLVIGRAGASTVAELTVIGRPSLLVPLPGSLDQDQAANAAVLERAGGTIRILQPEFTPRRLASELSALISDPSRLTAMADSAKSAGIPDAADRLARLVLQVAGITF, encoded by the coding sequence ATGACACAGCGTCCGCTCGTTGTTCTCGCCGCAGGTGGCACCGGCGGCCACCTCTTTCCCGCCGAGGCGTTGAGCCACGCGCTGCACCGCCATGACGTGCGTGTCGCGCTCGTCACCGACGCGCGCGCGGTCGAATATGCGGGTGGCTTCCCGGCCGAGTCCGTTCACCCGGTCCCGGCGGCGACGCCGTCCGGTCGCTCGCCGCTCAAGATGGCGGGCGCGGCGCTCGAGCTGATGAAGGGCGTCCTTGTCGCACGTCGCGTCATCAAGACATTGCAGCCTGCGGTCGTTGTCGGCTTCGGCGGTTATCCGACCGTTCCGCCGGTGCTCGCCGCCTCCTTCGCCGGCGTGAAAACGATGGTGCATGAGCAGAACGCCGTCATCGGCCGCGCCAATCGCTTCCTGTCCGGTCGGGTCGACATCATTGCGACGGGCTTTGCCGAGGTCGGTGGTCTCGATGCCGCTCGCGCCGCAAAATGCAGGCAGGTCGGCAATCCCGTTCGCCCCGCGGTCATTGCCGCCGTCTCTCCCTATGCCGATCCGTCGACAGGGCCGTTGCGGCTGCTCGTTTTCGGGGGCAGCCAGGGCGCCCGGATCATGGCCGATATCGTGCCGCCGGCGATTCAACTGCTGACGCCCGCGGAACGAGGGCGTCTCCACATCGTGCAGCAGGCCCGCGCGGAGGATGGCGAGCGCGTCAGGCGGATCTATTCCGAACTCGGGGTCGCGGCCGAGATCGCGCCCTTCTTCAAGGACCTGCCGACGCGCATGGGTGCGGCGCATCTCGTGATCGGCCGGGCGGGCGCCTCGACCGTCGCCGAGCTCACCGTGATCGGGCGGCCGTCGCTGCTGGTGCCCCTGCCAGGCTCGCTCGATCAGGACCAGGCCGCCAATGCCGCGGTGCTCGAGCGGGCGGGCGGCACCATCCGCATCCTGCAGCCTGAATTCACGCCGCGCCGCTTGGCGAGCGAGCTCTCGGCCCTGATCTCAGACCCGTCGCGCTTGACTGCCATGGCCGACAGCGCCAAGAGCGCGGGAATTCCCGATGCGGCCGACCGGCTTGCCCGCCTGGTTCTGCAGGTCGCAGGGATCACGTTCTGA